In Helianthus annuus cultivar XRQ/B chromosome 8, HanXRQr2.0-SUNRISE, whole genome shotgun sequence, a single genomic region encodes these proteins:
- the LOC110875939 gene encoding uncharacterized protein LOC110875939, whose protein sequence is MDYSQFKPSDMDARHVKPPDILSSSGVLSDHQQGPKIVNVIDELTKITVPVDIKADGHDVAKPDVVHVVGESSNPNSSPQVTYADRVKLNTRGKREVNFRLLESTETVEEADVVIPKEVVRQVQKKFGNVLYGYFLGDRLPFPIVEYYVKNVWAKYGFVKAMMNSDGFFFFKFDSKEGMNKVLEGGPWLIRKMPLFLNVWGPTISLKKDGIKSVPVWIKLHNVPLAVYTDDGLSLLASKVGVPKRLDAYTADMCIDNWGRTSYARALVEINAENELKNQVVVAIPKMDEEGFVKENIKIEYEWKPHRCDTCRLFGHNNLSCPRTPKDKAKQVIIDEEGYIMDKRKTAKYGFPQKKQKPKFMYKPKSNSTGASASGTKDQPEAIRVSYPVDTQNKFESLADDSLKSGTLNELYSEDPIYEKIDGTGSSRVVKSSKQPNQSNAEEEGFVDPIQTEVSSFMSMNTKNDRSKGASTPVDMESHVEVSKLSKVCGRVFKKWEWTSNGGVCNKGTRIIVGWNDDRIQLMMLAQTDQVMHVQLKSNIDSKVLFVSFVYAKNTYQERRVLWQDLCKHRLVVRNQPWIVMGDFNSALYMDDCLHGSSTPTIGMRDFFECVQHNELLDIPGHGLHFTWNQKPRDGIGVLKKIDRVMGNVTFLDDFPNAHVVYHPYRLSDHTPCILKTAREVRPKPKPFKFANFIATKDGFKECVMAEWSKNIVGIPKLSVVKKLRNLFFFFG, encoded by the exons ATGGATTATAGTCAGTTCAAGCCGTCGGATATGGATGCCAGACATGTTAAGCCGCCGGATATTCTGTCGTCCTC GGGTGTTTTGTCTGATCATCAACAGGGACCGAAGATAGTTAACGTCATAGATGAACTTACCAAGATCACAGTTCCAGTTGATATTAAAGCCGATGGTCATGATGTCGCTAAACCTGATGTTGTGCATGTTGTAGGAGAGAGTTCGAACCCTAATAGCTCTCCTCAGGTTACATATGCGGATAGGGTTAAGCTCAATACGAGAGGGAAACGTGAGGTTAATTTCAGACTCCTGGAATCTACGGAGACGGTGGAGGAGGCTGATGTGGTGATTCCGAAAGAAGTTGTTCGACAGGTACAAAAGAAATTTGGAAACGTTctatatggttattttcttggTGATAGATTACCGTTTCCGATAGTCGAATATTATGTTAAGAATGTTTGGGCGAAGTATGGTTTTGTAAAGGCTATGATGAACTCAGatggatttttctttttcaaatttgactCTAAGGAGGGTATGAATAAAGTTCTTGAGGGGGGTCCATGGTTGATACGTAAGATGCCGTTATTCCTGAATGTATGGGGTCCGACAATCAGTTTAAAGAAGGATGGTATTAAATCTGTTCCTGTTTGGATCAAGCTTCATAATGTTCCTCTTGCTGTTTATACGGATGATGGTCTTAGTCTTCTGGCTTCGAAAGTTGGTGTTCCAAAGAGGTTAGACGCTTATACAGCTGATATGTGTATTGATAATTGGGGTCGGACCAGTTATGCTCGTGCTTTGGTGGAGATAAATGCAGAAAACGAATTGAAGAATCAAGTAGTCGTTGCTATTCCAAAGATGGATGAAGAGGGTTTTGTAAAGGAAAACATTAAAATAGAGTACGAGTGGAAACCACATCGATGTGATACTTGTCGTTTATTTGGCCATAATAATTTGTCATGCCCGAGAACTCCGAAGGATAAAGCAAAACAGGTTATTATTGATGAGGAGGGGTACATTATGGATAAAAGGAAAACAGCAAAGTATGGTTTTCCACAGAAAAAACAAAAGCCGAAGTTCATGTACAAGCCTAAGTCTAATTCTACGGGTGCTAGTGCCTCAGGAACGAAAGACCAGCCGGAAGCCATAAGAGTGTCCTATCCTGTGGACACTCAAAATAAGTTTGAAAGTCTAGCAGATGATTCTTTGAAATCAGGTACATTAAATGAGCTGTATTCTGAGGATCCGATTTATGAGAAGATTGATGGAACAGGGAGTAGCCGAGTTGTTAAGAGTTCAAAACAACCAAATCAGAGTAATGCTGAGGAGGAGGGTTTTGTTGATCCTATCCAAACGGAAGTTTCGTCTTTTATGAGTATGAATACAAAGAATGATCGTTCtaagggggcaagcactcccgttGATATGG AGTCTCACGTGGAGGTTTCAAAGCTTTCGAAAGTGTGTGGTAGAGTGTTTAAAAAGTGGGAATGGACGTCCAATGGAGGGGTATGTAACAAAGGGACCAGAATCATTGTGGGATGGAATGATGATCGTATCCAGCTTATGATGCTAGCTCAAACAGACCAGGTTATGCATGTCCAGCTTAAGTCTAACATCGATTCCAAAGTTTTGTTTGTGTCTTTTGTCTATGCTAAGAATACTTACCAAGAACGACGGGTTTTATGGCAAGACCTATGCAAGCATAGGTTGGTAGTCAGGAATCAACCGTGGATTGTGATGGGGGATTTCAACTCGGCCCTTTATATGGATGATTGTTTGCATGGATCCTCCACTCCTACGATAGGTATGAGGGACTTTTTTGAATGTGTTCAACATAATGAGTTGCTAGATATTCCAGGCCATGGTCTTCATTTTACGTGGAACCAAAAACCTAGAGATGGAATAGGCGTCCTAAAGAAGATTGATCGGGTGATGGGTAATGTAACTTTCCTAGATGATTTCCCGAATGCTCATGTGGTTTATCACCCTTACCGGTTGTCAGACCACACACCATGTATTTTGAAAACGGCTAGAGAGGTTCGGCCAAAGCCAAAACCTTTCAAGTTTGCTAATTTCATTGCTACTAAGGATGGTTTTAAGGAGTGTGTTATGGCTGAATGGAGCAAAAACATTGTAGGTATTCCGAAGCTCTCAGTGGTAAAAAAGCTTcgaaaccttttttttttttttgggtaa